A stretch of Helicobacter pylori DNA encodes these proteins:
- the ilvC gene encoding ketol-acid reductoisomerase, whose amino-acid sequence MALPVYYDKDIDLGVIQSLQVGIIGYGAQGEAQALNLRDSKVKVRIGLYQGSLSVSKAKKEGFEVLGVKELVQQSDVIMVLLPDELHKEVLEKEVIPFLKEGQIIGFAHGFSVHFNQVVLPKGVGAILVAPKGPGSALREEYLKNKGLYHLIAIEQENSKNNAKAVALSYAKAMGGGRMGVLETSFKEECESDLFGEQAVLCGGLEAIVRMGFETLIKAGYPEELAYFECVHEVKLVADLLHYKGVEGLRKHISNTAEFGAIKAREPMGNLLEKRMQKILKKIQNGSFAKDFLLEKSLNYPRLNTERKALKETKIEQIGEILRAPFNHKK is encoded by the coding sequence TTGGCATTACCCGTTTATTATGATAAAGACATTGATTTAGGCGTTATCCAATCCTTACAAGTGGGCATTATTGGCTATGGCGCGCAAGGAGAAGCCCAAGCGCTCAATTTGAGGGACTCTAAAGTAAAAGTGCGTATTGGCTTGTATCAAGGGAGTTTGAGCGTTTCAAAAGCAAAAAAAGAGGGCTTTGAGGTGCTAGGAGTCAAGGAATTAGTCCAACAATCGGATGTGATCATGGTGTTACTCCCGGATGAATTGCATAAGGAAGTGTTAGAAAAAGAAGTGATCCCTTTTTTAAAAGAGGGGCAAATTATAGGCTTTGCTCATGGTTTTAGCGTGCATTTCAATCAGGTTGTTCTCCCAAAAGGCGTTGGCGCGATTTTAGTTGCGCCAAAGGGGCCAGGGAGTGCTTTAAGAGAAGAATACCTTAAAAATAAGGGCTTATACCATTTGATCGCCATAGAGCAAGAAAATTCAAAAAATAACGCTAAAGCGGTGGCTTTAAGCTATGCTAAAGCGATGGGCGGAGGGAGAATGGGGGTTTTAGAAACAAGCTTTAAAGAAGAATGCGAGAGCGATTTATTCGGCGAGCAAGCGGTTTTGTGCGGGGGGTTAGAAGCGATTGTGAGAATGGGGTTTGAAACTTTAATTAAGGCAGGATACCCTGAAGAATTAGCCTATTTTGAATGCGTGCATGAAGTGAAATTAGTGGCGGATTTATTGCATTATAAGGGGGTAGAGGGCTTAAGGAAACACATTTCTAACACTGCTGAATTCGGGGCGATTAAAGCTAGAGAGCCTATGGGAAATCTGTTAGAAAAACGCATGCAAAAAATCTTAAAAAAGATTCAAAACGGCTCATTCGCTAAGGATTTTTTACTGGAAAAGAGCTTGAATTACCCCAGGTTAAACACAGAGAGGAAAGCCCTTAAAGAGACTAAAATAGAACAAATTGGGGAAATTTTACGCGCCCCATTCAATCATAAAAAATAA
- the minD gene encoding septum site-determining protein MinD, which produces MAIVVTITSGKGGVGKSTTTANLAIGLAESGKKVVAVDFDIGLRNLDMILGLENRIVYDVVDVMEKNCNLSQALITDKKTKNLSFLAASQSKDKNILDKEKVAILINALRADFDYILIDSPAGIESGFEHAILHADMALVVVTPEVSSLRDSDRVIGIIDAKSNRAKRGEEVHKHLIINRLKPELVANGEMIPIEGVLKILCLPLIGIIPEDHHIISATNKGEPVIRTDCESAKAYQRITRRILGEEVEYVEFKAKRGFFSALKGIFS; this is translated from the coding sequence ATGGCAATAGTAGTTACTATCACTTCAGGTAAGGGGGGCGTGGGTAAAAGCACCACCACGGCTAATTTAGCGATCGGCTTGGCTGAGAGCGGTAAAAAGGTCGTAGCGGTTGATTTTGACATAGGCCTTAGGAACTTGGATATGATTTTAGGCTTAGAAAATCGCATTGTTTATGATGTGGTGGATGTGATGGAAAAAAATTGCAACCTTTCGCAGGCTTTAATCACGGATAAAAAGACTAAAAACCTTTCTTTTTTAGCGGCTTCACAAAGCAAGGATAAAAATATTTTAGATAAGGAAAAAGTAGCGATTTTAATCAACGCTTTAAGGGCGGATTTTGACTATATTTTGATTGACTCACCGGCTGGGATTGAAAGCGGTTTTGAGCATGCGATTTTGCATGCAGACATGGCGTTAGTGGTGGTAACGCCAGAAGTGAGTTCCTTAAGGGATAGCGACAGAGTGATTGGCATTATTGACGCGAAGTCCAATCGGGCCAAAAGGGGCGAAGAAGTGCATAAGCATTTGATAATCAATCGCTTAAAACCTGAGTTAGTGGCAAATGGCGAGATGATTCCTATAGAAGGAGTGCTTAAGATTTTGTGCTTGCCTTTAATTGGGATCATTCCTGAAGATCACCATATTATTTCAGCGACCAATAAGGGCGAGCCGGTGATTCGCACGGACTGCGAGAGCGCGAAGGCTTACCAACGCATCACCAGACGGATTTTAGGCGAAGAAGTGGAATACGTGGAATTTAAGGCTAAAAGAGGCTTTTTTAGCGCGTTAAAAGGGATATTTTCATGA
- the flgH gene encoding flagellar basal body L-ring protein FlgH: MKKALYLGAVAFSVIFSMASANEPKIDFNPPNYVEETPSKEFIPELNKLGSLFGQGERPLFADRRAMKPNDLITIIVSEKASANYSSSKDYKSASGGNSTPPRLTYNGLDEKKKKEAEYLDDKNNYNFTKSSNNTNFKGGGSQKKSEDLEIVLSARIIKVLENGNYFIYGNKEVLVDGEKQILKVSGVIRPYDIERNNTIQSKFLADAKIEYTNLGHLSDSNKKKFAADAMETQMPY, translated from the coding sequence ATGAAAAAAGCGCTTTATTTAGGGGCTGTTGCGTTTAGCGTTATATTCAGCATGGCATCAGCCAATGAGCCAAAAATTGATTTTAACCCTCCTAATTATGTAGAAGAAACCCCCTCTAAAGAATTTATCCCTGAATTGAACAAGTTGGGGAGTTTGTTTGGGCAGGGTGAGCGCCCTTTATTTGCAGACAGGAGGGCGATGAAGCCTAACGATTTGATCACAATCATTGTCTCTGAAAAAGCGAGCGCGAATTATTCCAGCTCTAAAGATTATAAAAGCGCTTCAGGGGGTAATTCCACGCCCCCAAGACTCACTTATAACGGCTTAGATGAGAAAAAGAAAAAAGAAGCGGAGTATTTAGACGATAAGAATAATTACAATTTCACCAAATCCAGCAATAACACGAATTTTAAAGGCGGCGGCTCGCAAAAAAAGAGCGAAGATTTAGAAATCGTGTTGAGCGCTCGAATCATTAAGGTGCTAGAAAACGGGAATTATTTCATCTATGGGAATAAGGAAGTGCTAGTGGATGGGGAAAAGCAAATCCTTAAGGTGAGTGGGGTGATCCGCCCTTATGATATTGAAAGGAATAACACCATCCAATCCAAGTTTTTAGCTGACGCTAAGATTGAATACACGAATTTAGGGCATTTGAGCGATTCCAACAAAAAGAAATTCGCTGCTGATGCGATGGAAACCCAAATGCCTTATTAA
- the minE gene encoding cell division topological specificity factor MinE — protein MSLFDFFKNKGSAATATDRLKLILAKERTLNLPYMEEMRKEIIAVIQKYTKSSDIHFKTLDTNQSVETIEVEIILPK, from the coding sequence ATGAGTTTGTTTGATTTTTTTAAAAACAAAGGGAGCGCGGCTACTGCAACCGATAGATTAAAATTGATTCTAGCCAAAGAGCGCACCTTAAATTTACCCTACATGGAAGAAATGCGTAAAGAAATCATTGCTGTTATTCAAAAATACACTAAATCTTCAGACATCCATTTCAAAACCCTTGATACAAACCAGAGTGTGGAAACGATTGAAGTGGAGATTATACTGCCTAAATAG
- the ruvX gene encoding Holliday junction resolvase RuvX: protein MILACDVGLKRIGIAALLNGVILPLEAILRHNRNQASRDLSDLLREKSIQVLVVGKPNESYADTNARIEHFIKLVDFKGEIVFINEDNSSIEAYENLEHLGKKNKRLAIKDGRLDSLSACRILERYYQQVLKNH from the coding sequence ATGATTTTAGCGTGCGATGTGGGGCTAAAACGCATTGGAATCGCTGCGCTTTTAAACGGCGTTATCTTGCCTTTGGAAGCGATTTTACGCCACAACAGAAATCAGGCCTCTAGGGATTTGAGCGATTTATTGAGAGAAAAAAGCATTCAGGTGCTAGTGGTGGGCAAACCCAATGAAAGCTATGCGGATACGAACGCCCGCATTGAGCATTTTATCAAGCTTGTAGATTTTAAGGGCGAAATCGTTTTTATTAATGAAGATAACTCCAGCATAGAAGCCTATGAAAATTTAGAGCATTTGGGTAAGAAAAACAAGCGACTCGCTATCAAAGACGGCCGGTTAGATTCTTTGAGCGCTTGTAGGATCTTAGAACGCTATTATCAGCAGGTTTTAAAAAATCATTAG
- a CDS encoding phospholipase D-like domain-containing protein: protein MFNKFKKIVGVGVLVGCLGVLQAKNSLFVLPYEQKDALNALVSGISNARESVQIAIYSFTHRDIARAIKSVASRGIKVQIIYDYESNHNNKQSTIGYLDKYPNTKVCLLKGLKAKNGNYYGIMHQKVAIIDDKIVFLGSANWSKNAFENNYEVLLKTDDTETILKAKSYYQKMLGSCVGF, encoded by the coding sequence ATGTTCAACAAATTTAAAAAAATCGTTGGCGTGGGTGTGTTAGTGGGCTGTTTAGGGGTTTTGCAAGCTAAAAACAGCTTATTTGTCTTACCTTATGAGCAAAAAGACGCTTTGAATGCTTTAGTTTCTGGCATTAGTAACGCTAGAGAGAGCGTGCAAATCGCTATCTATAGTTTCACGCACAGAGATATTGCAAGAGCCATTAAAAGCGTAGCGAGTAGGGGGATTAAGGTGCAAATCATTTATGATTATGAAAGCAATCATAATAACAAGCAATCCACTATTGGCTATTTAGACAAATACCCTAACACGAAAGTGTGCTTATTGAAAGGGCTTAAGGCTAAAAACGGGAATTATTACGGCATCATGCACCAGAAAGTAGCGATCATTGATGATAAGATCGTGTTTTTAGGCTCAGCGAATTGGAGCAAAAACGCTTTTGAAAACAATTACGAAGTGCTTTTAAAAACCGATGACACAGAGACAATTCTCAAAGCCAAGAGTTACTATCAAAAGATGTTAGGGAGTTGCGTTGGGTTTTAA
- the dprA gene encoding DNA-processing protein DprA, giving the protein MKSHFQYSVLENIPKAFDILKDPPKKLYCVGDTKLLEVPLKVAIIGTRRPTPYSKQHTITLARELAKNGAVIVSGGALGVDIIAQENALPKTIMLSPCSLDLIYPTNNHKVIQEIVQNGLILSEYEKDFMPIKGSFLARNRLVIALSDAVIIPQADLQSGSMSSARLAQKYQKPLFVLPQRLNESDGTNELLEKGQAQGIFNIQNFINTLLKDYHLKEMPEMEDEFLEYCAKNPSYEEAYLKFGDKLLEYELLGKIKRINHIVVLA; this is encoded by the coding sequence ATGAAAAGCCATTTCCAATACAGCGTGCTAGAGAATATCCCTAAAGCCTTTGACATTCTCAAAGACCCCCCTAAAAAGCTCTATTGTGTGGGCGATACCAAGCTTTTAGAAGTGCCTTTAAAAGTAGCGATCATAGGCACAAGAAGACCCACCCCTTACAGCAAGCAACACACCATCACTCTGGCCAGAGAGCTTGCTAAAAATGGCGCGGTTATTGTGAGCGGAGGAGCGTTGGGCGTGGATATTATCGCTCAAGAAAACGCCTTACCAAAAACCATCATGCTTTCGCCTTGCAGTTTGGATTTGATCTATCCTACGAACAACCATAAAGTGATCCAAGAAATCGTGCAAAACGGCTTGATTTTAAGCGAATACGAAAAGGATTTCATGCCCATTAAAGGCTCTTTTTTAGCGAGAAACCGCCTGGTGATCGCTTTAAGCGATGCGGTGATTATCCCCCAAGCGGATTTACAAAGCGGCTCTATGAGCAGCGCGAGATTAGCCCAAAAATACCAAAAGCCCTTATTTGTTTTGCCCCAACGCCTGAATGAGAGCGATGGCACTAATGAGCTTTTAGAAAAAGGGCAGGCTCAAGGGATATTTAATATTCAAAATTTTATAAACACCCTTTTAAAAGACTACCATTTAAAAGAAATGCCTGAAATGGAAGATGAATTTTTAGAATATTGCGCCAAAAACCCTAGCTATGAAGAAGCGTATCTCAAATTTGGGGATAAGCTTTTAGAATACGAGCTGTTGGGTAAGATCAAGCGCATCAATCACATTGTGGTGTTAGCATGA
- the pseH gene encoding UDP-4-amino-4,6-dideoxy-N-acetyl-beta-L-altrosamine N-acetyltransferase, which yields MKKNYSYKNIQAIDFTHLNDGEKLLVLEFRNHPNTALWMYSAFISLKTHLQFIEDLKNSPNHRYFLFKEEGVYLGVGSITKINFFHKHGYLGIYKNPFLKNGGETILKALECIAFEEFQLHSLHLEVMENNFKAIAFYEKNHYELEGRLKGFIFKDKEFIDVLLYYKDKKGYSDQSSLKS from the coding sequence TTGAAAAAAAATTATTCTTATAAAAATATCCAAGCGATTGATTTTACCCATTTAAACGATGGAGAAAAATTGTTGGTTTTAGAGTTTCGCAACCACCCAAACACTGCTTTATGGATGTATAGCGCTTTTATTTCTTTAAAAACGCATTTGCAATTCATAGAAGATTTAAAAAACTCACCCAACCACCGCTATTTTTTGTTTAAAGAAGAGGGCGTTTATTTAGGGGTTGGCTCTATCACTAAAATCAATTTTTTTCATAAGCATGGGTATTTGGGGATTTATAAAAACCCTTTTTTGAAAAATGGGGGAGAAACGATTTTAAAAGCTTTAGAATGCATCGCTTTTGAAGAGTTCCAATTGCATTCTTTGCACTTAGAAGTGATGGAAAACAATTTTAAAGCGATCGCTTTTTATGAAAAAAACCATTATGAATTAGAGGGGCGTTTGAAAGGCTTCATCTTTAAAGATAAGGAATTTATAGACGTTCTTTTGTATTACAAGGATAAGAAAGGATATAGTGATCAATCCTCTCTAAAATCTTAG
- a CDS encoding outer membrane protein: MRTLLKMLVGASLLTHALVAKEESAAPSWTKNLYMGFNYQTGSINLMTNIHEVREVTNYQTGYTNIITSVNSVKKLTNMGSNGIGLVMGYNHFFHPDKILGLRYFAFLDWQGYGMRYPKGYYGGNNMITYGVGVDAVWNFFQGSFYQDDISVDIGVFGGIAIAGNSWYIGSKGQELLGITNSSAVDNTSFQFLFNFGLKALFVDEHEFEIGFKFPTINNKYYTTDALKVQMRRVFAFYVGYNYHF; the protein is encoded by the coding sequence TTGAGAACCTTGTTAAAAATGTTAGTTGGCGCAAGCTTACTGACACACGCCTTAGTAGCTAAAGAAGAAAGCGCAGCGCCTTCTTGGACAAAAAATTTGTATATGGGATTCAATTACCAAACAGGTTCTATCAATTTAATGACTAATATCCATGAAGTTAGAGAAGTGACTAACTATCAAACCGGTTACACCAATATCATAACTAGCGTTAATAGCGTTAAAAAGCTCACCAACATGGGATCTAATGGGATTGGCTTAGTCATGGGCTATAACCACTTTTTCCATCCGGATAAAATCTTGGGTTTGCGCTATTTTGCTTTTTTAGATTGGCAAGGCTATGGCATGAGATACCCTAAAGGCTATTATGGCGGCAATAACATGATCACTTATGGCGTGGGCGTGGATGCGGTGTGGAATTTCTTCCAAGGGAGTTTCTATCAAGATGACATTAGCGTGGATATTGGCGTTTTTGGGGGGATTGCGATTGCGGGGAATAGCTGGTATATTGGCAGTAAAGGGCAGGAATTGTTAGGCATCACTAACAGCAGTGCGGTTGATAACACTTCTTTTCAATTCCTCTTTAACTTTGGCCTCAAGGCTTTATTTGTAGATGAACATGAATTTGAAATCGGCTTTAAATTCCCCACCATTAATAACAAATACTACACTACTGATGCGCTCAAGGTTCAAATGCGTAGGGTCTTTGCCTTTTATGTGGGGTATAATTACCACTTCTAA
- the pseF gene encoding pseudaminic acid cytidylyltransferase: MRAIAIVLARSSSKRIKNKNIIDFFNKPMLAYSIEAALNSKLFDKVFISSDSMEYVNLAKNYGASFLNLRPKNLADDRATTLEVMAYHMKELELKDEDIACCLYGASVLLQEKHLKNACETLKQNQNADYVFTCSPFSASPYRSFSLENGVQMAFKEHSNARTQDLKTLYHDAGLLYMGKAQAFKEMRPIFSQNSIALELSPLEVQDIDTLEDLELAKLKYSRLKNACQ; the protein is encoded by the coding sequence ATGAGAGCGATCGCTATTGTTTTAGCCAGAAGTTCTAGTAAGAGGATCAAGAATAAAAATATTATTGATTTTTTCAATAAACCCATGCTCGCTTACTCTATTGAAGCGGCGCTAAATTCCAAGCTTTTTGACAAGGTGTTTATCTCTAGCGATAGCATGGAGTATGTGAATTTAGCTAAAAATTATGGGGCGAGTTTTTTGAATTTGCGCCCTAAAAATTTAGCGGACGACAGGGCCACGACTTTAGAGGTGATGGCCTATCACATGAAAGAATTAGAGTTAAAAGATGAAGATATTGCGTGTTGTTTGTATGGCGCTTCAGTGCTTTTGCAAGAAAAACATTTAAAAAACGCTTGTGAAACTTTAAAACAAAATCAAAATGCGGATTATGTTTTCACATGCTCTCCTTTTAGCGCTTCGCCCTATCGTTCTTTTAGCCTTGAAAACGGCGTTCAAATGGCTTTTAAAGAGCATTCAAACGCGCGCACGCAAGATTTAAAAACGCTCTATCATGACGCAGGGTTGCTTTATATGGGGAAGGCTCAAGCCTTCAAAGAAATGCGGCCTATTTTTAGTCAAAATTCTATCGCTTTAGAATTATCGCCCTTAGAAGTCCAAGATATTGACACTTTAGAAGATTTAGAATTAGCCAAGCTCAAATACAGCCGTTTGAAAAACGCATGCCAGTAA
- a CDS encoding tetratricopeptide repeat protein: MAEPNPEELFDLGMLSYDKQDFSKARKYFERACGLNNGSGCNNLGVLYRDGQGIEKNLTKKAAQFYSKACDLNNGSGCSGLGFLYGSGEGVKQDSKKAVALYEKSCDLNISRGCGALGVLYYNGQGVEKNLTKAAQYISKACKLGDQKACEVLKEK, encoded by the coding sequence ATGGCAGAGCCAAACCCTGAAGAGCTTTTTGATTTGGGTATGCTGAGTTATGACAAGCAAGATTTTTCTAAAGCTAGGAAGTATTTTGAAAGAGCGTGTGGTTTGAATAATGGTAGTGGTTGTAATAATTTAGGGGTGCTTTATAGAGATGGTCAAGGAATAGAAAAAAACTTAACAAAAAAAGCCGCTCAATTTTACTCTAAAGCATGCGATTTGAATAATGGTAGTGGGTGTAGTGGCTTAGGTTTTCTATATGGAAGTGGGGAGGGGGTGAAACAGGACTCAAAAAAAGCTGTCGCTCTGTATGAAAAATCTTGCGATTTGAATATTAGTAGGGGGTGTGGTGCTTTAGGAGTTCTATATTATAATGGTCAAGGGGTGGAAAAAAACTTAACAAAAGCCGCTCAATATATCTCTAAAGCTTGCAAGTTAGGAGATCAAAAGGCATGCGAGGTGCTCAAAGAAAAATAA
- a CDS encoding NAD+ synthase yields the protein MQKDYQKLIAYLCDFLEKEVQKKGFKKVVYGLSGGLDSAVVGVLCQKVFKENAHALLMPSSVSMPESKTDALTLCEKFSIPYTEYSIAPYDKIFGSHFKDASLTRKGNFCARLRMAFLYDYSLKSDSLVIGTSNKSERMLGYGTLFGDLACAINPIGELFKTEVYELARRLNIPKKILNKPPSADLFVGQSDEKDLGYPYSVIDPLLKDIEALFKNKPIHLETLTQLGHDEILVKSIISRIQKNAFKLELPTIAKRFNPE from the coding sequence ATGCAAAAAGATTACCAAAAACTCATCGCTTATCTATGCGATTTTTTAGAAAAAGAAGTTCAAAAAAAAGGCTTTAAAAAAGTCGTTTACGGGCTGAGTGGGGGGCTAGATAGCGCGGTCGTTGGGGTGCTATGCCAAAAAGTTTTTAAAGAAAACGCCCATGCCCTTTTAATGCCCTCTTCAGTCTCTATGCCAGAAAGTAAAACAGATGCTTTAACTTTGTGCGAAAAATTTTCTATCCCTTATACAGAATATTCTATCGCTCCCTATGATAAAATTTTTGGCTCTCATTTTAAAGACGCGAGCCTTACTAGAAAGGGGAATTTTTGCGCAAGATTGCGCATGGCTTTTTTATACGATTATTCTTTAAAAAGCGATTCTTTAGTCATTGGCACGAGCAATAAAAGCGAAAGAATGCTAGGCTATGGCACTTTATTTGGGGATTTGGCGTGCGCGATTAACCCGATTGGGGAATTATTTAAAACCGAAGTTTATGAACTCGCTCGCCGTTTAAATATCCCTAAAAAGATTTTAAATAAACCCCCCAGCGCGGATTTATTTGTGGGGCAAAGCGATGAAAAAGATTTGGGCTATCCTTATAGCGTGATTGATCCTTTATTGAAGGATATTGAAGCGTTGTTCAAAAACAAGCCCATCCATTTAGAAACGCTCACCCAACTAGGCCATGATGAAATTTTAGTAAAAAGCATCATAAGCCGTATCCAAAAAAACGCTTTTAAATTAGAATTACCCACTATCGCCAAACGATTTAACCCTGAATGA
- a CDS encoding tetraacyldisaccharide 4'-kinase: MKSDKPFLERYFYAPTLLQKGLIFALYPFSLIYQFIATIKRKTAKKHDFKIPLISIGNLIAGGSGKTPFILEIAPRYQEVAIVSRGYQRDSKGLVVVSVKGNILVPQKTAGDEAYLLALNLKQASVIVSEKRELGVLKALELGAKIVFLDDGFRFNFNQFNLLLKPKIPPYYPFCLPSGLYRENIKSYKEAHLVVTEDKDYKRITSISHPTKRMLLVTAIANPSRLDAFLPKEVVKKLYFRDHAPFNLELLEKEFYQNNATSLLVTSKDLVKLQDCKLPLSVLDLKLEIDPKILERIDHYILSYPCNTKERL, from the coding sequence ATGAAAAGCGATAAACCCTTTTTAGAACGCTATTTTTACGCCCCCACTCTTTTGCAAAAGGGGTTGATTTTCGCGCTCTATCCTTTTTCTTTAATCTATCAATTTATTGCCACAATTAAACGAAAAACCGCTAAAAAGCATGATTTTAAAATCCCCCTTATCAGCATAGGCAACCTCATCGCTGGGGGAAGCGGTAAAACGCCCTTTATTTTAGAGATTGCTCCAAGATACCAAGAAGTGGCTATTGTTTCTAGAGGGTATCAACGAGATTCTAAAGGCTTGGTGGTGGTGAGCGTTAAAGGAAACATTTTAGTTCCTCAAAAAACAGCGGGCGATGAAGCCTATCTTTTGGCCTTAAATTTAAAACAAGCGAGCGTGATTGTAAGCGAAAAAAGAGAGTTAGGCGTTTTAAAAGCCCTTGAATTAGGGGCAAAAATCGTGTTTTTAGACGATGGTTTTAGGTTTAATTTCAACCAGTTCAATTTGCTTTTAAAGCCTAAAATCCCCCCCTACTACCCTTTTTGTTTGCCTAGCGGGTTGTATAGAGAAAATATTAAAAGCTATAAAGAAGCCCATTTAGTCGTTACAGAAGATAAGGATTATAAAAGAATCACCTCTATTTCTCACCCCACCAAACGCATGCTTTTAGTAACGGCTATCGCTAATCCCAGCAGGCTTGATGCATTTTTACCCAAAGAAGTGGTTAAAAAATTGTATTTTAGAGACCATGCCCCTTTTAATTTGGAGCTTTTAGAAAAAGAGTTTTATCAAAATAACGCCACTTCCTTATTGGTTACTTCAAAAGATCTCGTCAAATTACAAGATTGTAAATTGCCTTTAAGCGTATTGGATTTAAAACTAGAAATTGATCCTAAGATTTTAGAGAGGATTGATCACTATATCCTTTCTTATCCTTGTAATACAAAAGAACGTCTATAA
- a CDS encoding CMP-N-acetylneuraminic acid synthetase: MPVKILCDAFVTSGLGHVRRCEKILSFIEKLGVEASLYLYKQNDISAFLEGVGNDDFLIMDSYCLNSKDFYLLKEKAKSLMVIEDEEHAKGFYPKNTKILNFTLNALKHYNHASKDHYLGVGFYPVDARFIYERPINTANKEVLITLGGSEQKTLKEIVKILENKNVNLHIISPYTPKNPPKNACYYSPLSPLEFSSLMKFCACAISASGQTLYELALSQTPSLILPIASNQIIQSQEFESLGIFKQTSLKTLARDFENLQIQKNQAWAKTLAFGSELEGALREFLEI; this comes from the coding sequence ATGCCAGTAAAAATTTTGTGCGATGCGTTTGTAACAAGCGGTTTAGGGCATGTGAGGCGTTGTGAAAAAATCCTTTCTTTTATAGAAAAATTAGGGGTTGAAGCAAGCCTTTATTTATATAAGCAAAACGATATAAGCGCTTTTTTAGAGGGCGTTGGCAATGATGATTTTTTGATTATGGATAGCTATTGTTTAAATTCAAAGGATTTTTACCTTTTAAAAGAAAAAGCCAAAAGCCTTATGGTGATAGAAGATGAAGAGCATGCTAAGGGGTTTTACCCTAAAAACACTAAGATCCTAAATTTCACGCTGAACGCCTTAAAACACTATAACCATGCGTCTAAAGATCATTATTTGGGGGTGGGGTTTTACCCTGTTGATGCTCGTTTTATTTATGAGCGCCCTATCAATACAGCAAACAAAGAAGTGCTAATCACTCTAGGGGGGAGCGAGCAAAAAACGCTCAAAGAGATAGTCAAAATTTTAGAAAATAAGAATGTGAATTTGCATATCATTTCACCTTATACGCCTAAAAATCCTCCCAAAAACGCGTGCTATTACAGCCCTTTAAGCCCTTTAGAGTTCAGTTCTTTGATGAAATTTTGCGCTTGCGCTATTAGCGCTTCTGGTCAAACCCTCTATGAATTAGCCCTTTCTCAAACGCCCTCTCTTATCCTTCCCATTGCTTCTAATCAAATCATTCAAAGCCAAGAATTTGAAAGTTTGGGTATTTTCAAACAAACGAGTTTAAAAACTTTAGCTAGAGATTTTGAAAATTTACAAATTCAAAAAAATCAAGCCTGGGCAAAAACCCTAGCCTTTGGGAGTGAGCTAGAGGGCGCATTAAGGGAGTTTTTAGAAATTTGA